From the Bacillus tuaregi genome, one window contains:
- a CDS encoding TrmH family RNA methyltransferase, which yields MKYIESIKNPKVKAWKKLLTKKERDQTGKYLIEGFHLVEEALKEQVVLEVIVNQDTEIPASLNIEGTEVIYVKEEVLKAICDTETPQGIAAVCEQRKSTIEEIRLEKLLLLDRVQDPGNLGTMIRTADAAGMDAVILGDGCADPYNPKVIRSTQGSLFHLPIMKAPLGEFIEKLKIPVYGTALEGGIPFEQVEKADAFALLLGNEGQGVAKELLAKTTKNLYIPIYGKSESLNVGIAAGILMYYLRK from the coding sequence TTGAAGTATATTGAATCTATAAAAAACCCAAAAGTAAAGGCTTGGAAGAAGCTATTAACGAAAAAAGAAAGAGATCAAACAGGAAAATATTTAATAGAAGGCTTTCATCTTGTTGAAGAAGCCTTAAAGGAACAGGTAGTTCTAGAAGTCATTGTCAATCAGGATACAGAAATACCGGCATCGTTAAATATAGAAGGTACAGAGGTAATCTATGTTAAAGAAGAGGTTTTGAAGGCGATTTGTGATACGGAAACACCGCAGGGCATTGCTGCTGTCTGTGAGCAAAGGAAAAGTACCATAGAAGAAATCCGTTTGGAGAAGCTATTGCTGCTGGATCGAGTTCAGGATCCAGGTAATCTTGGGACTATGATTCGTACCGCCGATGCAGCAGGAATGGATGCTGTGATTTTAGGAGATGGCTGTGCTGATCCTTATAATCCAAAGGTGATTCGGTCCACTCAGGGAAGTTTGTTTCATTTACCGATTATGAAGGCACCATTAGGGGAGTTCATCGAGAAACTAAAGATACCTGTATATGGAACGGCGTTAGAAGGTGGAATCCCTTTTGAACAGGTAGAAAAAGCAGACGCTTTTGCTCTTCTTTTAGGAAATGAAGGCCAGGGCGTCGCGAAGGAATTATTGGCAAAAACAACGAAAAATCTATATATACCTATTTACGGAAAGAGTGAATCGTTGAATGTCGGGATTGCAGCAGGAATATTAATGTACTATTTAAGAAAATGA
- the infC gene encoding translation initiation factor IF-3, protein MLLNEGIRAREIRLIDQNGEQLGIKSKNEALEIAARVNLDLVLVAPNAKPPVGRIMDYGKFKFEQQKKEKEARKNQKIINIKEVRLSPTIDEHDFNTKLRNAIKFLEKGDKVKASIRFKGRAITHKEIGQRVLVRFSEACKEIATIESHPKMDGRSMFMVLAPKIEK, encoded by the coding sequence ATGTTATTAAATGAGGGAATTCGTGCTCGCGAAATTCGTCTTATTGATCAAAACGGTGAACAATTAGGAATTAAATCAAAAAATGAAGCACTTGAAATTGCTGCTCGTGTTAATCTTGATCTTGTTCTGGTTGCTCCGAACGCGAAGCCTCCAGTAGGCCGTATTATGGACTATGGAAAGTTCAAGTTCGAACAGCAGAAGAAAGAAAAAGAAGCGCGTAAAAATCAAAAGATTATCAATATCAAAGAAGTTCGCTTGAGCCCGACTATTGATGAGCATGATTTCAATACAAAGCTTCGTAATGCGATTAAATTCCTTGAAAAAGGCGATAAAGTGAAAGCATCGATCCGCTTTAAAGGACGTGCTATCACACATAAAGAAATTGGACAACGTGTATTAGTTCGTTTCTCTGAAGCATGTAAAGAAATTGCGACTATTGAATCACATCCAAAAATGGATGGAAGAAGCATGTTCATGGTCTTAGCACCTAAAATCGAAAAGTAA
- the thrS gene encoding threonine--tRNA ligase → MSEVVKISFPDGAVKEFPKGTTTEDIAASISSGLKKKALAGKLDGVMYDLKRPIEEDGAIEIITQDQPEALEILRHSSAHLMAQAIKRLYKDVKLGVGPVIESGFYYDIDMEQSLTPEDLPLIEKEMKKIINENLPIIRKEVSRNEAIQIYKEIGDEYKIELVEAIPEDETVTMYEQGEFFDLCRGVHVPSTGKLREFKLLSIAGAYWRGDSDNKMLQRIYGTAFFKKEDLDEHLRLLEEAKERDHRKIGKELNLFAHSQQVGQGLPLWLPKGATIRRLIERYIVDKEVSLGYDHVYTPIMANVELYKTSGHWAHYQEDMFPVMEMDNEQLVLRPMNCPHHMMVYKNSMHSYRELPIRIAELGMMHRYEMSGALSGLQRVRGMTLNDAHIFVRPDQIKEEFKRVVELILEVYKDFNFTDYSFRLSYRDPENTEKYYDDDEMWERAQSMLKEVIDEMGVDYYEADGEAAFYGPKLDVQVKTALGKEETLSTVQLDFLLPERFDLTYVGEDGKPHRPVVIHRGVVSTMERFVAFLIEEYKGALPTWLAPVQVQVIPVSPDVHFDYAKKVLDQLKAQGFRVELDARNEKIGYKIREAQMQKIPYMLVVGDKEVAEEAVNVRKYGEQKSETVPFADFVNGLNAEVKK, encoded by the coding sequence ATGTCAGAGGTTGTGAAAATTTCGTTTCCGGATGGAGCTGTGAAGGAGTTTCCTAAAGGAACCACAACAGAGGATATCGCTGCTTCTATTAGCTCAGGCTTAAAGAAGAAGGCCTTGGCTGGAAAGCTAGACGGTGTGATGTATGATTTAAAACGCCCGATTGAAGAAGATGGAGCGATTGAGATTATTACTCAGGATCAGCCGGAGGCTTTAGAGATTCTACGTCACAGCAGTGCTCACTTAATGGCACAGGCCATTAAACGTTTATACAAGGATGTTAAGCTTGGCGTGGGACCTGTCATTGAAAGCGGCTTTTATTATGATATTGATATGGAGCAATCCTTAACACCAGAGGACCTGCCGCTTATTGAAAAGGAAATGAAGAAGATTATTAATGAAAACCTTCCGATTATCCGTAAAGAAGTAAGCCGCAATGAAGCGATTCAAATTTACAAGGAAATCGGCGATGAATACAAAATCGAGCTAGTTGAAGCGATTCCTGAGGATGAAACGGTGACGATGTATGAACAAGGCGAGTTCTTTGACCTATGCCGCGGAGTCCACGTTCCGTCTACAGGGAAATTAAGAGAGTTTAAACTCTTAAGTATCGCAGGTGCTTACTGGCGCGGTGACAGCGATAATAAAATGCTGCAGCGTATTTACGGTACGGCCTTCTTTAAAAAAGAGGATCTTGACGAGCATTTACGACTGCTCGAGGAAGCAAAGGAACGTGATCACCGTAAGATTGGGAAAGAGTTGAATTTATTCGCTCATTCGCAGCAGGTTGGACAAGGTCTCCCGTTATGGCTTCCGAAGGGTGCGACAATTCGTCGTCTTATTGAGCGTTACATTGTTGATAAAGAGGTCAGCCTTGGCTATGACCACGTGTATACTCCAATCATGGCAAATGTGGAGCTTTATAAAACATCTGGTCACTGGGCACATTATCAGGAAGACATGTTCCCTGTGATGGAAATGGACAATGAACAGCTTGTTCTTCGCCCAATGAACTGTCCACACCACATGATGGTTTATAAAAATTCGATGCACAGCTATCGTGAGCTGCCGATTCGGATTGCGGAGCTTGGCATGATGCACCGTTATGAAATGTCTGGAGCACTTTCAGGTCTGCAACGTGTTCGTGGTATGACATTAAATGATGCCCATATCTTTGTCCGTCCGGATCAAATCAAGGAAGAATTTAAACGGGTTGTCGAGTTGATTTTAGAGGTATATAAGGACTTTAACTTTACTGATTATTCCTTCCGGTTATCTTACCGAGATCCTGAAAATACAGAAAAATACTACGATGATGACGAAATGTGGGAAAGAGCCCAAAGCATGCTGAAGGAAGTTATTGATGAAATGGGTGTTGACTATTACGAAGCAGACGGGGAAGCAGCCTTCTATGGTCCAAAGCTGGACGTACAGGTTAAAACTGCTCTTGGCAAGGAAGAAACCCTTTCAACAGTACAGTTAGACTTCTTACTACCTGAGCGTTTTGATTTGACATATGTTGGTGAAGACGGCAAGCCGCATCGCCCGGTCGTTATCCACCGTGGTGTTGTTTCAACAATGGAACGATTTGTTGCCTTCCTGATTGAAGAATATAAAGGCGCACTGCCAACCTGGCTGGCACCAGTACAAGTTCAAGTCATCCCGGTTTCTCCGGATGTACACTTTGACTACGCGAAAAAGGTTCTTGATCAGTTAAAAGCACAGGGCTTCCGTGTTGAACTTGATGCCCGAAATGAAAAAATCGGTTATAAAATTCGTGAAGCGCAAATGCAAAAAATTCCTTATATGCTAGTTGTAGGGGATAAAGAAGTAGCAGAGGAAGCTGTGAATGTCCGTAAATACGGTGAGCAGAAGTCTGAAACAGTTCCATTTGCAGATTTTGTTAATGGACTTAATGCAGAAGTGAAAAAGTAA
- the pheS gene encoding phenylalanine--tRNA ligase subunit alpha translates to MQERLQELQAEALQKVAAAASLKELNDIRVAYLGKKGPITEVLRGMGKLSAEERPKMGALVNVVREEITSKIEEKQAVLEEEAVNAQLAAETIDVTLPARPVKRGNHHALTRIVEEIEDIFIGMGYQVAEGPEVETDYYNFEALNLPKSHPARDMQDSFYITEEILMRTHTSPVQARTMEMHNGQGPVKIICPGKVYRRDNDDATHSHQFMQIEGLVIDENISMSDLKGTLEVFLKKVFGQDREIRLRPSFFPFTEPSVEVDISCKICKGSGCSVCKQTGWIEVLGSGIVHPNVLEMAGFDSKKYSGFAFGIGVERIAMLKYGVDDIRHYYTNDARFLKQFDHYES, encoded by the coding sequence ATGCAGGAACGTTTACAAGAACTGCAGGCAGAGGCGCTGCAAAAGGTAGCTGCTGCTGCAAGCTTAAAAGAGCTGAACGATATTCGTGTTGCTTATTTAGGTAAGAAAGGGCCGATTACTGAAGTATTGCGCGGAATGGGAAAGCTTTCTGCTGAAGAACGACCAAAAATGGGTGCCCTAGTGAATGTGGTTCGTGAAGAAATTACATCAAAAATTGAAGAAAAACAAGCTGTACTGGAAGAGGAAGCCGTTAATGCTCAGCTGGCAGCTGAAACCATTGATGTGACATTACCGGCTAGACCGGTTAAGCGCGGGAATCATCATGCCTTAACTCGTATTGTTGAGGAAATCGAGGATATTTTCATCGGAATGGGTTATCAAGTAGCAGAAGGTCCTGAAGTGGAAACGGACTATTATAACTTTGAAGCACTAAATTTACCGAAGAGCCACCCTGCCCGTGATATGCAGGATTCATTCTATATTACAGAAGAAATCTTAATGCGTACCCATACATCACCGGTACAGGCAAGAACAATGGAAATGCATAATGGACAGGGTCCAGTGAAAATTATCTGTCCTGGTAAAGTGTACCGCCGCGATAACGATGATGCGACCCATTCCCATCAATTTATGCAAATTGAAGGATTGGTCATTGATGAAAATATCTCTATGAGTGATTTGAAAGGGACGCTTGAAGTCTTCTTGAAAAAGGTATTTGGTCAGGATCGTGAAATCCGTCTTCGTCCAAGCTTTTTCCCATTCACAGAACCATCTGTTGAAGTCGATATTTCCTGTAAAATCTGTAAAGGTTCAGGCTGTAGCGTATGTAAACAAACTGGCTGGATTGAAGTATTAGGTTCAGGAATCGTTCATCCTAACGTACTTGAAATGGCGGGATTTGATTCAAAGAAATACTCTGGCTTTGCCTTCGGTATCGGTGTTGAAAGGATTGCCATGCTGAAATATGGTGTAGATGATATCCGTCATTACTATACAAATGACGCTCGTTTCTTAAAGCAATTTGACCATTACGAATCATAA
- a CDS encoding M42 family metallopeptidase: MAKLDETLMMLKELTDAKGIPGNEREPREVMNKYIAPYADEVTMDNLGSLIAKKTGDENGPKIIVTGHLDEVGFMVTQIDKNGFLKFQTVGGWWNQVMLAQRVTITTRKGDITGVIGSKPPHILSPEARKKPYEIKDMFIDIGASSKEEAEEWGVRPGDMVTPYFEFTVMNNEKMLLAKAWDNRIGCAIAINVLKQLNQVNHPNVVYGIGAVQEEVGLRGSKTSTFKVEPDIGFAVDVGIAGDTPGVTEKEALSKMGNGPQIVLYDASMVSHKGLRDLVTDTADELNIPYQFESIPGGGTDAGSIHVTAKGVPALSIGIATRYIHSHAAMLHRDDFENAVKLVVEVIKRLDRETVNRITFE; this comes from the coding sequence ATGGCTAAATTAGATGAAACCCTTATGATGTTAAAAGAATTAACGGATGCTAAAGGGATTCCTGGAAATGAACGGGAACCGCGAGAAGTCATGAATAAATACATAGCTCCTTATGCAGATGAAGTCACGATGGACAATCTTGGCAGCTTGATTGCCAAAAAAACAGGTGACGAGAACGGACCTAAGATTATCGTTACCGGCCATTTAGATGAAGTTGGTTTCATGGTGACGCAAATTGATAAGAACGGATTCTTGAAATTTCAAACGGTTGGCGGCTGGTGGAATCAGGTTATGCTGGCGCAGCGAGTGACGATCACTACCCGTAAAGGAGATATTACAGGAGTTATTGGCTCGAAGCCTCCTCATATTTTATCCCCAGAAGCAAGAAAGAAACCATATGAAATAAAGGATATGTTCATCGATATCGGCGCCTCCAGTAAGGAAGAAGCGGAAGAATGGGGTGTGCGTCCTGGGGATATGGTTACACCTTACTTTGAATTTACCGTAATGAATAATGAAAAGATGCTGCTTGCCAAAGCCTGGGATAATCGAATTGGTTGTGCGATTGCCATCAATGTTTTGAAGCAGCTAAACCAGGTTAATCACCCTAATGTTGTGTACGGTATTGGCGCTGTTCAAGAGGAAGTGGGTCTGCGTGGTTCAAAAACCTCTACTTTTAAGGTTGAGCCGGATATTGGTTTTGCTGTTGATGTAGGCATCGCCGGTGACACACCAGGAGTAACGGAAAAGGAAGCACTTAGCAAGATGGGCAATGGTCCGCAAATTGTATTGTATGACGCTTCCATGGTGTCTCACAAAGGCTTACGTGATTTAGTCACTGACACTGCAGATGAATTGAATATTCCATATCAATTTGAGTCCATACCTGGCGGTGGAACAGATGCAGGCTCTATACATGTAACGGCAAAAGGTGTTCCAGCTTTATCGATTGGCATTGCTACACGCTATATTCATTCGCATGCTGCGATGCTTCATCGTGATGATTTTGAGAATGCCGTAAAGCTAGTTGTTGAAGTCATTAAACGTTTGGACCGTGAAACAGTAAATCGTATTACATTTGAATGA
- a CDS encoding TVP38/TMEM64 family protein, translating to MDESLAILLVMVQAGGVLAPVAFILFHIFRQFLFIPVTLVCMTGGILFGSVLGTIYSLIGLMVSSICFYLLIGKLPKTHEKLSNLKKKWFGEYRNVTVTQTAILRLIPFIHYHLLNFCLIEKKHEFKSYVKNCLLSNLPLAFFFSVFGEFISGFTPMIIAIILFSLMVLAYLFREKASIIKWKEFFKTDQA from the coding sequence ATGGATGAGAGTCTTGCCATCTTACTCGTAATGGTTCAAGCGGGAGGGGTATTGGCGCCCGTTGCATTTATTCTCTTTCATATTTTCCGTCAGTTTCTATTTATACCGGTGACGCTCGTTTGCATGACCGGTGGGATTTTATTTGGCTCCGTACTCGGAACCATCTATTCTCTAATTGGTTTAATGGTAAGCTCCATTTGTTTTTATTTACTAATTGGTAAGCTGCCGAAAACTCATGAAAAATTGTCTAATTTGAAAAAGAAATGGTTTGGTGAATACCGTAATGTGACGGTTACACAAACGGCTATATTACGTTTAATTCCCTTTATTCATTACCATTTGCTGAACTTTTGTTTAATCGAAAAAAAACATGAGTTTAAATCATATGTGAAGAATTGCTTGCTATCTAATCTTCCGCTAGCCTTCTTTTTCTCCGTTTTTGGAGAATTTATTAGCGGTTTTACGCCAATGATTATTGCTATTATTTTATTTTCTTTAATGGTTCTTGCTTATCTATTTCGAGAAAAGGCATCGATCATTAAATGGAAAGAGTTTTTTAAAACAGACCAGGCTTAA
- the pheT gene encoding phenylalanine--tRNA ligase subunit beta: MFVSYKWLQEYVDLSGISADELADKITKSGIEVEGVEKKSEGLKGVVIGHVLECEQHPNADKLNKCLVDIGAEDPVQIICGAPNVGKGQKVAVATVGAVLPGNFKIKKAKLRGEVSNGMICSLQELGIEAKLVAKEYSTGIFNFPQDAVVGEDALAALGLDDEILELSLTPNRSDALSMLGVAYEVAAILGREVKWPDSDKVEAAEKAADYIDVKVETPEDNPLYMAKVVKDVKIGPSPLWMQTRLMNAGIRPHNNVVDITNFILLEYGQPLHAFDYDRFGSKEIVVRRAKAEEKITTLDEVERTLTPDHLVITNGIEPVAIAGVMGGADSEVKDDTTNVIIEAAYFAGAVVRKGSKDHGLRSEASARFEKGVDPARVREAGERAAKLMAEYAGGIILQGSVEFNDLRVEPAVVSITLDKINTSIGTNISAEQVIDIFTRLQFDVKLDGDTFIVTVPTRRGDITIEADLVEEIARLYGYDNIPSTLPVGAATPGRLSDYQQKRRIARRTLEGAGLYQAITYSLTSPEKAAQFALEQGDSIRLAMPMSEERSQLRLSILPQLLEVVKYNQARQIDSVALYEIGSVFLKQGDNQLPNEREHVAGAITGLWEANLWQGEKKQVDFYVAKGVLEALFDSLGVTGSITYRQAVMKEMHPGRTAEVLLNGEAIGYVGQAHPTVQKDYDIKETYVFELSFKALAEAEVEPISYEMIPRYPSITRDIALVVDKEKSAGELETIITDAGGALLKDVHLFDLYEGERMEEGKKSLAFSLKYFDPERTLTDEEITKVHDKVLDAVKEQAGAVLRS, encoded by the coding sequence ATGTTTGTTTCATATAAATGGCTGCAGGAATATGTAGACCTTTCCGGAATCAGTGCTGACGAACTTGCTGATAAAATAACAAAGAGTGGCATTGAAGTAGAAGGAGTAGAGAAGAAAAGTGAGGGATTAAAGGGTGTTGTTATTGGTCACGTATTAGAGTGTGAACAGCATCCGAATGCCGATAAATTAAATAAATGTCTCGTGGATATTGGTGCTGAAGATCCAGTACAAATTATCTGCGGTGCACCGAATGTTGGCAAAGGGCAGAAGGTAGCAGTGGCAACCGTTGGTGCCGTACTGCCGGGTAATTTTAAAATTAAAAAGGCTAAGCTACGCGGTGAAGTGTCAAACGGCATGATTTGTTCACTTCAGGAGCTTGGGATTGAAGCAAAATTAGTCGCAAAGGAATATTCTACAGGGATCTTTAACTTCCCGCAGGATGCAGTAGTGGGAGAGGATGCTCTTGCTGCTCTAGGCTTAGATGATGAAATCCTAGAGCTTAGCCTAACACCTAACCGCTCAGATGCCTTAAGTATGCTAGGGGTAGCCTATGAAGTAGCTGCGATTCTGGGTCGTGAGGTAAAGTGGCCGGATAGTGATAAAGTGGAGGCAGCTGAGAAGGCAGCAGATTATATTGATGTAAAAGTAGAAACTCCTGAGGATAACCCATTATACATGGCAAAGGTTGTTAAGGATGTCAAAATCGGACCGTCTCCATTATGGATGCAGACACGACTTATGAATGCCGGCATCCGTCCACACAATAATGTCGTGGATATTACCAATTTTATTTTACTTGAGTACGGTCAGCCACTTCATGCGTTTGATTATGATCGTTTTGGTTCTAAAGAAATTGTCGTGCGCAGAGCAAAGGCAGAGGAAAAAATCACGACTCTTGATGAAGTGGAGCGTACGTTAACACCTGATCATCTTGTCATTACAAATGGAATTGAACCTGTTGCGATTGCAGGGGTCATGGGCGGCGCTGATTCTGAAGTGAAGGACGATACAACGAATGTAATCATTGAAGCAGCCTATTTTGCAGGGGCTGTTGTTCGTAAGGGCTCTAAAGACCATGGCTTAAGAAGTGAAGCGAGTGCCCGTTTTGAAAAAGGGGTGGATCCTGCACGAGTACGTGAAGCAGGAGAGCGTGCTGCCAAGCTGATGGCGGAATACGCAGGTGGGATTATCCTACAAGGCTCAGTTGAATTTAATGATTTAAGAGTGGAGCCTGCCGTGGTTTCCATCACGCTTGATAAAATCAATACATCAATTGGCACAAATATCAGTGCTGAACAAGTAATCGATATTTTCACCCGCTTACAATTTGATGTGAAGCTGGATGGTGACACCTTCATTGTAACAGTTCCAACCCGCCGTGGTGATATTACCATTGAAGCAGATTTAGTGGAGGAAATTGCCCGCTTGTACGGCTATGATAATATTCCTTCCACCCTTCCAGTCGGTGCAGCAACACCTGGTAGATTGTCAGACTATCAACAAAAACGCCGTATTGCCCGTCGTACTCTAGAAGGTGCTGGACTATACCAGGCAATTACTTATTCATTGACAAGTCCTGAGAAAGCAGCTCAATTCGCACTAGAGCAGGGTGATTCTATTCGTCTCGCTATGCCTATGAGTGAAGAACGCAGTCAGCTTCGCTTAAGTATCCTTCCTCAGCTATTAGAGGTAGTAAAATACAATCAGGCTCGTCAAATTGATTCTGTTGCTTTATATGAAATTGGGTCTGTTTTCTTAAAGCAGGGAGATAACCAGCTTCCTAATGAGAGAGAGCATGTTGCCGGTGCTATTACAGGTTTATGGGAAGCAAACCTATGGCAGGGTGAGAAAAAGCAGGTCGATTTCTACGTGGCCAAAGGTGTGTTAGAAGCATTATTTGATTCCCTTGGAGTAACAGGAAGCATTACGTATCGCCAAGCAGTAATGAAAGAGATGCATCCGGGGCGTACAGCTGAAGTGCTTTTAAATGGTGAAGCAATTGGTTATGTTGGTCAGGCGCACCCAACCGTGCAGAAGGATTACGATATTAAAGAAACCTATGTTTTTGAACTATCCTTTAAAGCACTCGCTGAAGCAGAGGTTGAACCAATCTCATATGAAATGATTCCACGTTACCCTTCTATTACACGTGACATTGCCCTTGTGGTGGATAAAGAGAAATCAGCAGGTGAACTGGAAACCATTATTACGGATGCTGGCGGAGCTTTACTAAAAGACGTACATCTATTTGATTTATACGAAGGTGAACGTATGGAAGAAGGTAAGAAGTCCCTTGCCTTCTCGCTTAAATACTTTGATCCAGAACGTACTTTAACAGATGAAGAAATTACAAAGGTACATGACAAGGTATTAGATGCAGTAAAAGAGCAGGCTGGTGCTGTTTTACGCAGTTAA
- the rplT gene encoding 50S ribosomal protein L20, which translates to MPRVKGGTVTRKRRKKVLKLAKGYFGSKHTLYKVANQQVMKSLQYAYRDRRQKKRDFRKLWITRINAAARINGLSYSRLMHGLKLAGIEVNRKMLAELAVSDANAFAELASVAKANLSK; encoded by the coding sequence ATGCCACGTGTAAAAGGCGGTACAGTTACTCGCAAACGTCGTAAAAAGGTTCTTAAATTAGCAAAAGGTTATTTCGGTTCAAAACATACATTATATAAAGTTGCCAATCAACAAGTAATGAAGTCTTTACAATACGCTTACCGTGATCGTCGTCAGAAAAAGCGTGACTTCCGTAAGCTTTGGATTACTCGTATCAACGCAGCTGCACGTATCAACGGTCTTTCTTACAGCCGTTTAATGCACGGATTAAAGCTTGCTGGTATCGAAGTAAACCGCAAAATGCTTGCTGAATTAGCAGTTAGTGATGCAAATGCATTTGCTGAATTAGCATCTGTTGCAAAAGCAAACTTAAGCAAATAA
- a CDS encoding DUF1294 domain-containing protein has translation MTSYIILYFLLINLIGLLIMKKDKQKAIKQQYRISEQTLWTIAFIGGAIGTTLGMRLFRHKTKHPSFKMGFPLLALLDFILFFYLIN, from the coding sequence ATGACTAGCTACATCATTTTATATTTTCTACTGATCAATCTCATTGGACTTCTCATTATGAAAAAGGATAAACAGAAAGCCATCAAGCAGCAATATCGCATTAGTGAACAGACGCTTTGGACAATAGCTTTCATTGGAGGGGCAATAGGTACAACATTGGGAATGAGGCTATTCAGACATAAAACAAAGCATCCTTCCTTTAAAATGGGCTTTCCGCTCCTGGCACTGCTTGATTTCATTCTTTTCTTCTATTTGATTAATTAG
- the sspI gene encoding small acid-soluble spore protein SspI codes for MNLNLRNAIIHNVAGNTQDQLEDTIVDAISNGEEKMLPGLGVLFEVIWKNSSEQDKKEMLQALESGLK; via the coding sequence ATGAATTTAAATTTGCGCAACGCAATTATTCACAATGTAGCTGGAAATACGCAGGACCAGCTGGAGGATACCATTGTAGATGCGATTTCAAACGGTGAAGAAAAAATGCTTCCAGGCTTAGGCGTTCTTTTTGAGGTTATTTGGAAAAATTCCTCTGAACAGGACAAAAAAGAAATGCTCCAGGCATTAGAGAGCGGTTTAAAATAA
- the rpmI gene encoding 50S ribosomal protein L35 yields the protein MPKMKTHRGAAKRFRKTGSGKLKRDHAYTSHLFANKSTKQKRKLRKGALVSKGDFKRIRHLLDNIK from the coding sequence ATGCCAAAAATGAAAACTCACCGCGGCGCTGCAAAGCGTTTCAGAAAAACTGGATCTGGTAAATTAAAGCGTGACCACGCATATACAAGCCACTTATTCGCAAATAAATCTACGAAACAAAAGCGTAAACTTCGTAAAGGTGCTTTAGTTTCTAAAGGTGATTTCAAACGTATTCGTCATTTATTAGACAACATCAAGTAA
- a CDS encoding sigma-w pathway protein ysdB codes for MMWLIRLLLFALIIFLIYRVIKFILNPKRKLELAHEQKNFYFLDDPNNVRKNFLLTYKGALFEGEKYLGTTDKQFDVVSIFIWPHSVNALKGFVRDDFRFLEDMIKVDYPNASIDWKSPVKEFVQRNHEPETPYE; via the coding sequence ATGATGTGGCTCATACGCTTATTACTGTTCGCCCTCATCATTTTTCTAATCTATCGAGTAATAAAATTTATCCTCAATCCGAAGAGAAAACTTGAGCTCGCACATGAACAAAAGAATTTTTATTTTTTAGATGATCCTAACAATGTAAGGAAAAACTTCCTTCTTACCTATAAAGGTGCACTCTTCGAAGGTGAGAAATATTTAGGGACAACAGATAAGCAATTTGATGTTGTATCTATTTTTATTTGGCCCCACAGCGTTAATGCATTGAAGGGCTTTGTCCGCGACGACTTTCGTTTTCTTGAAGATATGATCAAAGTGGATTACCCCAATGCTTCCATAGATTGGAAAAGTCCTGTCAAGGAGTTTGTCCAACGTAATCATGAACCTGAAACCCCTTATGAATAA